attAGCTTGCTAGTAGATTGTGCTGGAGCTTTTTTAGATAAGAATTTATTGTGTTTTTATATGCATTTAATTATGTTAACTAATATAGGGAGTCTCcttatttttagatttttatttacAGCAATAATCTCCTTGTTTTTAGCTTTAAGTTGCACAATTTATAATATCTATATTAGTTGTAAATTATATAATTAACTCTTATATATCTTGTATTGATGAAAGTTGTCCAAATGAAAACACATATCCATCCAGGCCACTGAAAGCCCGAAACCAACAACCCCAGCCCGGCCCATGGCCCGCATAAGGGGGGTTGGTAAACAAAAAGAGAGTAGTAGCGGTCCATATCTTCACCActaattaatttttttccctcTAATAAAACTGGATAATAATAGTATTATGGGAATAATTATGTGGGTATGTTACCGTCGTCACCCACCCCCAACATTTCCTAACCGTTAGATTAAACACCCCACACACATCATCAACCGTTCAAATCCATTACCAAACCGAAACCCAACCACCTTAATTAGTAGTCAAAAAAGCACACAAGAACGTCAATGGATGTTAAGACCACGTCCATTGTTGGGTCTATAAATAAGGCTCCAAAGTGTAAGGTTAAAACTCGCAAGCAGTCAGCGAACTAAAAATACAAGGAGGTTTTTCTCTAAAAGGGTAATAAAAGTTTGCTCCTTTTGGATATTTGTGAACCTCTTTTTCTCTCAAGTTCGCTGTTTGGGTTACTAACTTCTCCTTTTTCTTGAGGTAATTTTCAATTATGCTAGTTGAATATTGGTCTTTCTGTTGTTTTCTTGATGGGATTTTATGATAGATCTGACTGTTATTAATTTTGGGTTTTGGGAGTTAAATGATCATATGTGGTTTTGAAGTGATGAAAGTTTGTGTTTTTATCTGGTCTGTTTAGGCGTGGTAATGTTTTAACTTGGGTGTTGGAAACAGGGAAGTGAAGGAAGGGTTTGTTAAATCTGGAAATGAACTAAATTTCCTGTTTAAAATGCTTTTCTTTAAAAAACTAAATCCTTTTTCTAAAGTTTTGATCGTCTGAACTATGAACTCATGTTTGGTATTGTAAATCTTTTTTCTCTGTTTTTACTATCTTCTTTTATCTACGTAGTGTGATTCAATTGTCTTTTCTTTGTGGTTCTGAAAATTAATTAGAAATTAGAAGTAGCTGATTGATCTGGTAAGGCCTTGGCTGGCAAGAGTACAAGCTAGATCTGTGCTAATATGCTTCTGCCAACTTTGGAGGAAGATTCTAGCTCAACTCTATTGCCTTTTAAAAGTTGTAGATCCTTATCTTAATTGGTGGTCCAACTTGATATTTTATAGATAAAAGGAGATATTGTTGTGCTTTTGCTTTAATTTTGTCAGGTTAAGATAAATTACTTTAGGTGATATAATATATTAGGTGAGACTATTTTGCATAGAATCTCTTTTGGTGGTGCATTATCTGTTAGTGATTCTTGTTCTTAGGAATAAAGACTTTTAGCTAGCTGGAGAATATTGCAGTGATTCTTTCCTTGTAGCATCCGTTTCTCAGCATTTCACTGTTTGTTAGGTGATGATGTTGCACTTATACTCAAAGTGGTTCTTTTTAGCAATTGTAGCTTCTATTATATACTTGAACTTGTGTAATTGATTTTATCTTGTTGCAGAATGGAAACTTTCCTATTCACCTCCGAGTCTGTGAACGAGGGTCACCCAGACAAGCTCTGTGATCAGATCTCTGATGCAATTCTCGATGCTTGCCTTGAGCAAGATCCCGAGAGCAAGGTTGCATGTGAAACTTGCACCAAGACTAACTTGGTCATGGTCTTTGGTGAGATCACAACCAAGGCTGTTGTAGACTACGAGAAGATTGTGCGTGACACATGCCGCAATATTGGATTCGTTTCTGATGATGTTGGTCTTGATGCCGACAACTGCAAGGTCCTTGTTTACATTGAGCAGCAAAGTCCTGATATTGCTCAAGGTGTCCATGGCCATCTAACTAAACGCCCCGAGGAGATTGGTGCTGGTGACCAGGGTCACATGTTTGGCTATGCCACCGATGAGACCCCTGAATTGATGCCTCTTAGCCATGTGCTTGCGACTAAAATTGGTGCCCGCCTTACTGAAGTCCGCAAGAATGGTACCTGCCCCTGGTTGAGGCCCGATGGCAAGACTCAAGTTACTGTTGAGTACTACAATGACAATGGTGCCATGGTTCCAGTTAGGGTCCACACTGTTCTCATCTCCACTCAACACGATGAGACCGTTACAAATGACGAGATTGCCGGCGACCTTAAGGAGCATGTCATCAAGCCAGTCATCCCAGAGAAGTACCTTGACGAGAAGACAATCTTCCACCTTAACCCATCAGGCCGGTTTGTTATTGGTGGACCTCATGGTGATGCTGGTCTCACTGGTCGTAAAATCATCATTGACACCTATGGTGGTTGGGGTGCCCATGGTGGTGGTGCTTTCTCAGGAAAAGACCCAACCAAGGTCGACAGAAGTGGGGCCTACATCGTAAGGCAGGCTGCCAAGAGTATTGTAGCTAGTGGACTCGCTCGCAGATGCATCGTGCAGGTTTCTTATGCCATCGGTGTGCCTGAGCCATTGTCCGTATTTGTTGACACCTATGGCACGGGAAAGATCCCCGACAGGGAAATACTGAAGATAGTTAAGGAGAACTTCGATTTCAGACCTGGAATGA
The sequence above is a segment of the Lycium barbarum isolate Lr01 chromosome 6, ASM1917538v2, whole genome shotgun sequence genome. Coding sequences within it:
- the LOC132598498 gene encoding S-adenosylmethionine synthase 1 gives rise to the protein METFLFTSESVNEGHPDKLCDQISDAILDACLEQDPESKVACETCTKTNLVMVFGEITTKAVVDYEKIVRDTCRNIGFVSDDVGLDADNCKVLVYIEQQSPDIAQGVHGHLTKRPEEIGAGDQGHMFGYATDETPELMPLSHVLATKIGARLTEVRKNGTCPWLRPDGKTQVTVEYYNDNGAMVPVRVHTVLISTQHDETVTNDEIAGDLKEHVIKPVIPEKYLDEKTIFHLNPSGRFVIGGPHGDAGLTGRKIIIDTYGGWGAHGGGAFSGKDPTKVDRSGAYIVRQAAKSIVASGLARRCIVQVSYAIGVPEPLSVFVDTYGTGKIPDREILKIVKENFDFRPGMMSINLDLKRGGNRFLKTAAYGHFGRDDADFTWEVVKPLKWEKPQD